From the bacterium genome, one window contains:
- the accC gene encoding acetyl-CoA carboxylase biotin carboxylase subunit, which translates to MIKKVFVANRGEIALRVLRSCKELELKTVIGYSEVDKNSYPVKFADEKICIGGSSPSISYLNIPSIISAIEITKADAVHPGYGFLSENIQFVDICNATGITFIGPTAENIKTMGDKPLARKIAKKCRIPIIPGYEEFNYDKALHHAKKIGFPVIIKASAGGGGRGMRIVSSADEFENLWNTCYEESKISFGEGGLYIEKFLERPRHIEIQLLADKKGNIYLFPERDCSIQRRHQKLIEESPSPVIGIKLRRKLQKYAYKLAKNIKYLNAGTIEFLVDKDKKPYFIEMNTRIQVEHPITELVSGIDLVKSQILIASGEKLSFKQRDIGIQAHSIECRINAEDPENNFLPSPGKIEKLFLPSGPGVRVDTHIFEGYIVPPYYDSLLMKLITYGRDRNEAIRRMKRALEETVIEGVKTTIPFYKEIMDNPVFLSGRYYVGYLENYIAKKVINKS; encoded by the coding sequence ATGATAAAAAAGGTTTTTGTAGCAAATAGAGGAGAAATTGCTCTCAGGGTTTTGAGAAGTTGTAAAGAACTTGAACTTAAAACAGTGATAGGATATTCAGAAGTTGATAAGAATTCATATCCTGTAAAATTTGCTGATGAAAAAATTTGTATTGGAGGAAGTTCACCTTCAATAAGTTATTTGAATATTCCTTCTATCATTAGTGCCATTGAAATAACAAAAGCAGATGCAGTTCATCCTGGATATGGATTCCTGTCAGAAAATATTCAGTTCGTTGATATATGTAATGCAACAGGAATAACTTTTATTGGACCCACCGCTGAAAACATAAAAACCATGGGAGATAAACCATTGGCAAGAAAAATCGCTAAAAAATGCAGAATTCCCATAATTCCTGGATATGAAGAATTTAATTATGATAAAGCACTCCATCATGCAAAAAAAATTGGTTTTCCTGTAATAATTAAAGCATCTGCTGGTGGTGGAGGCAGAGGTATGAGAATTGTAAGTAGTGCAGATGAATTTGAAAATTTATGGAACACCTGCTATGAAGAATCAAAAATTTCTTTTGGGGAAGGAGGCCTTTACATTGAGAAATTTCTTGAAAGACCAAGACATATTGAAATACAACTTCTTGCTGATAAAAAAGGAAACATATACCTTTTCCCGGAAAGAGATTGTTCAATTCAAAGGAGACATCAGAAATTAATTGAAGAAAGTCCTTCTCCTGTTATTGGTATAAAATTAAGAAGAAAATTACAAAAATATGCATATAAACTTGCAAAAAATATAAAATATCTAAATGCTGGGACCATTGAATTTCTTGTTGATAAAGATAAAAAACCATACTTTATAGAAATGAATACAAGAATTCAGGTAGAGCACCCAATTACAGAGTTAGTATCGGGCATAGACCTTGTTAAAAGTCAAATTTTAATTGCAAGTGGAGAAAAATTATCTTTCAAGCAAAGGGATATTGGAATACAGGCACATTCAATAGAATGTAGAATAAATGCTGAAGACCCTGAAAACAATTTTTTACCTTCTCCAGGGAAAATTGAAAAACTGTTTCTACCATCAGGTCCTGGTGTTCGTGTTGATACACATATTTTTGAAGGATATATTGTTCCACCTTATTATGACTCCCTATTGATGAAACTTATAACTTATGGAAGAGATAGAAATGAAGCAATTAGAAGGATGAAAAGAGCGCTTGAAGAAACAGTGATTGAGGGAGTAAAAACAACAATTCCATTTTATAAAGAAATAATGGATAACCCAGTTTTTTTAAGCGGCAGATATTATGTTGGCTATCTTGAAAATTACATTGCAAAAAAAGTAATAAACAAAAGTTAG
- the accB gene encoding acetyl-CoA carboxylase biotin carboxyl carrier protein codes for MKTDEIKVYAEFMKKYDLDYLEIKKGDFHLILGKKSEWETKEEINPSDILKKTEEQTQKIENIVYVKSPLVGTFYRSPSPESPPFVEVGKEVKNGDVLCILEAMKVMNEIKADVDGTIKEILVENGKPVEFGQVLFVIEIK; via the coding sequence ATGAAAACAGATGAAATAAAAGTTTATGCTGAATTTATGAAAAAATATGACCTTGACTATCTTGAAATCAAAAAAGGTGATTTTCATCTTATTCTTGGTAAAAAAAGTGAATGGGAAACAAAAGAAGAAATAAATCCATCTGATATTTTAAAGAAAACAGAAGAACAAACTCAAAAAATAGAAAATATTGTTTATGTTAAATCACCCCTTGTTGGTACTTTTTATCGCTCTCCTTCTCCTGAAAGTCCACCTTTTGTTGAAGTCGGAAAAGAAGTAAAAAATGGAGATGTTCTTTGTATTCTTGAAGCAATGAAAGTTATGAATGAAATAAAAGCAGATGTTGACGGAACTATTAAAGAAATATTGGTTGAAAATGGAAAACCAGTTGAGTTTGGTCAGGTCCTTTTCGTAATTGAAATAAAATGA
- a CDS encoding Asp23/Gls24 family envelope stress response protein encodes MENGELGSVRIDNEVLGTIAGIAAKEVPGVYKIITSLVGGIAQLIRKTHDAGIKIIVRENEVSFELGIIIEYGVDIPEITYQIQKKIKEEVERITGLKVIKVDVVVHGVHYSRGKQKTEKEGEND; translated from the coding sequence ATGGAAAATGGTGAATTAGGAAGTGTAAGAATTGATAATGAGGTATTAGGAACAATTGCGGGAATTGCAGCAAAAGAAGTGCCAGGTGTTTATAAAATTATAACAAGTTTAGTAGGAGGAATTGCCCAATTAATTAGAAAAACACATGATGCTGGAATTAAAATTATAGTAAGAGAAAATGAAGTAAGTTTTGAACTCGGTATTATTATTGAATATGGAGTTGATATACCTGAAATTACCTATCAAATACAGAAAAAAATAAAAGAAGAAGTTGAAAGAATAACTGGCTTGAAAGTAATTAAAGTTGATGTTGTTGTTCATGGAGTTCATTATTCCCGTGGAAAACAAAAAACAGAAAAGGAGGGAGAAAATGATTGA
- the hypB gene encoding hydrogenase nickel incorporation protein HypB: MGIKIIKIEESVFAENDKIAQENYKLLEKKGIISFNFMGSPGSGKTTIIEEMIKKLKDKYKIGVIEGDIAGCLDSQRVEKLGIPVVQINTGGACHLDANMVKKGIEKLPLENLNIIFIENVGNLVCPAEFKLGNKINIVVTSTTEGSDKPVKYPLMFNISEICLLNKIDIEDNYFEKDTFLKNLKKVNPHIVVFEISARRGDNFEKWINFFENKLLNN, encoded by the coding sequence ATGGGAATAAAAATAATAAAGATTGAAGAAAGTGTTTTTGCAGAAAATGATAAAATTGCACAGGAGAACTATAAATTATTAGAAAAAAAAGGAATTATTTCTTTTAATTTTATGGGCTCCCCTGGTAGTGGAAAAACAACCATAATTGAAGAGATGATAAAAAAATTAAAAGATAAGTATAAAATAGGTGTTATTGAAGGTGATATTGCCGGTTGTTTAGATAGTCAACGAGTTGAAAAACTTGGTATTCCTGTTGTTCAAATAAATACAGGTGGTGCATGCCATTTAGATGCAAATATGGTTAAAAAAGGGATTGAAAAATTACCCCTTGAAAATCTTAATATTATTTTTATTGAAAATGTTGGAAATCTTGTTTGTCCTGCTGAATTTAAATTAGGTAATAAAATTAATATAGTTGTTACAAGTACAACAGAAGGAAGTGATAAGCCAGTTAAGTACCCTTTGATGTTTAATATTTCTGAAATATGCCTACTGAATAAAATTGATATAGAAGATAATTATTTTGAAAAAGATACATTTTTAAAAAACTTAAAAAAGGTTAATCCTCATATTGTTGTTTTTGAAATTTCTGCAAGAAGAGGGGATAACTTTGAAAAATGGATTAATTTTTTTGAAAATAAACTCTTGAATAATTAA
- a CDS encoding histidinol phosphate phosphatase domain-containing protein gives MIDLHTHTILSDGCLLPSELARRAEEKGYKVIAFTDHIDFSNVEMVVSSLVRVCDRINRNYKIKTIPGVEITHVNPIDIPVLVQIAKNIGAKLIVVHGETIVEPVSKGTNRKGIESDIDILGHPGILSEEDAILAAEKKIYIEISARKGHCLSNGHIVRLWYEYGFPIILDTDTHSPENLIDDEFAKKIIISAGIKVSDVNTVLQNSYILAKSKLDIGFEI, from the coding sequence ATGATTGACCTTCATACTCATACAATTCTATCAGATGGCTGTCTACTTCCATCTGAACTTGCAAGAAGAGCAGAAGAAAAAGGATATAAAGTTATTGCTTTTACAGACCATATTGATTTTTCGAATGTTGAAATGGTTGTTTCCTCATTGGTAAGAGTTTGTGATAGAATAAATAGAAATTACAAAATAAAGACAATACCAGGTGTAGAAATTACTCATGTCAACCCAATAGATATTCCTGTTCTTGTCCAAATTGCAAAAAACATTGGTGCAAAACTTATAGTAGTTCATGGAGAAACAATTGTAGAACCAGTTTCCAAAGGAACAAATAGAAAAGGGATAGAAAGTGATATTGACATTTTAGGTCACCCGGGGATTTTAAGTGAAGAAGATGCAATTCTTGCTGCTGAAAAAAAAATTTATATTGAAATAAGTGCAAGAAAAGGACATTGTCTTTCTAATGGTCATATTGTTAGATTATGGTATGAATATGGTTTCCCAATTATTTTAGATACAGATACTCATTCACCAGAAAATTTAATAGATGATGAATTTGCAAAAAAGATAATAATTTCTGCTGGTATAAAGGTCTCAGATGTGAACACTGTTTTACAAAATAGTTATATTCTCGCAAAAAGCAAACTTGATATTGGTTTTGAAATCTAA
- the rodA gene encoding rod shape-determining protein RodA, producing MGLFRYFKERDDSTFIVILTYILVIIGLLLLYSASKGIIFKSSFFVKQCIWVILGTIIIIFLNGVNYRELKRFAPILYFIILFLLLIVLATGEKGPSRWINLGWLYFQPSEFAKFVLIVALSAYLENRNIRKFSVFFTSLLIVFIPFILVLLQPNLGTAFIFIFISLGILYQADMSRKQFLSLFFIVLLLSPILWFSMKGYQKERILTFINPGRDPIGAGYNLLQSKITIGSGGLIGKGFLKGTQTKLAFLPEYHTDFIFCVLAEEFGFIGVLIFLFLYYLFFKKIIEIISFTTDEFGKLLATGILTLFVAQFTINIGMTMGLFPIVGIPLPFISYGGSSLITCLICIIFLKNIQDSWSVF from the coding sequence ATGGGATTATTTAGATATTTTAAAGAAAGGGATGATAGTACATTTATTGTAATTTTGACTTATATTCTTGTTATTATTGGATTACTTCTTCTTTATAGTGCTTCAAAAGGAATTATCTTCAAGTCGAGCTTTTTTGTTAAACAATGTATATGGGTTATTTTAGGAACAATTATTATTATTTTCCTAAATGGAGTTAATTATAGAGAATTAAAAAGGTTTGCCCCCATTTTATATTTTATAATTTTATTTCTTCTTTTAATAGTTCTTGCTACCGGGGAAAAAGGACCTTCAAGATGGATAAATTTGGGTTGGCTATATTTTCAACCATCTGAATTTGCCAAGTTTGTTTTGATAGTTGCACTTTCTGCATATTTAGAAAATAGAAATATTAGAAAATTTTCTGTTTTTTTTACATCTCTTTTGATTGTCTTTATACCTTTTATTCTTGTTCTTTTACAACCAAATTTAGGAACTGCTTTTATATTTATATTCATTTCTCTTGGTATCTTGTATCAGGCAGATATGAGTAGAAAACAATTTTTATCTTTATTTTTTATTGTTTTACTTTTAAGTCCTATTTTATGGTTTAGTATGAAGGGCTACCAGAAAGAAAGAATCCTTACTTTTATAAACCCTGGAAGAGACCCAATTGGTGCTGGATATAATCTCTTACAATCAAAAATAACAATTGGTTCAGGGGGACTTATAGGTAAAGGATTTTTAAAAGGAACACAGACAAAACTTGCTTTCTTACCAGAATATCACACTGATTTTATTTTTTGTGTTTTAGCAGAAGAATTTGGTTTTATTGGAGTTCTAATATTTCTTTTTCTTTATTATCTCTTTTTTAAAAAAATTATTGAGATTATTTCTTTTACAACAGATGAATTTGGGAAACTTCTTGCAACAGGAATATTAACTCTGTTTGTTGCACAATTTACAATAAATATAGGAATGACTATGGGACTTTTCCCAATTGTCGGTATACCGCTGCCTTTTATCAGTTATGGTGGTTCTTCTCTTATTACCTGTTTGATATGTATAATTTTTTTAAAAAATATTCAGGATAGTTGGTCTGTATTTTAA
- a CDS encoding transglutaminase domain-containing protein, whose product MKTKNFILIPRKYYDIYYGRENVAIKSIKELHGNDIGIKIVLYSPNNTVSHFLFSTGQNDFSKLKNNTITVKFIDNDQIQDAIYKIKPIFKDSKETEIYTINIKCYPSKFYASQKMTGHPHIIALYNDPILNIGTGSVDDWLVTPTEEEKKFALNKWGSLVENEKTDYEKAKILAKTLMHDLWPHSGFPSDAMNVPPFEQYKRMVSGKDKGYCSNFMAIFVHACNSLGIPARSCGINEIYFNRNNSEKCKKMNIQIQGGSCHGTTEIFDNGLNHWIWMDLRYYALGAWIGNIGPLTLAEFQIFINQKQRREKLKLLIYNMENKSEKLLPLNKCPKQEFSCFTGWDVKLNYQKMK is encoded by the coding sequence ATGAAAACAAAAAATTTTATACTTATTCCAAGGAAATATTATGATATTTACTACGGAAGAGAAAATGTTGCAATTAAGTCAATAAAAGAACTACATGGCAATGACATTGGGATTAAAATTGTGTTATATTCACCAAATAACACTGTCTCCCATTTTTTATTTTCTACTGGGCAGAATGATTTTAGTAAACTCAAAAATAACACAATTACTGTGAAATTTATTGATAATGACCAAATTCAAGATGCTATATATAAAATAAAACCTATTTTTAAAGATAGTAAAGAAACTGAAATTTATACAATAAATATCAAATGCTATCCATCAAAATTTTATGCATCCCAGAAAATGACAGGGCATCCTCACATCATAGCACTTTATAATGACCCTATTCTTAATATTGGAACTGGTTCAGTAGATGACTGGTTGGTAACTCCTACTGAAGAAGAAAAAAAGTTTGCCTTGAACAAATGGGGTTCCTTAGTAGAGAATGAAAAAACAGATTATGAGAAAGCCAAAATTTTAGCCAAAACACTTATGCATGACCTTTGGCCACATTCTGGATTTCCTTCTGATGCAATGAATGTTCCTCCATTTGAGCAGTATAAAAGGATGGTATCAGGCAAAGATAAAGGATATTGCAGTAATTTTATGGCTATTTTTGTTCATGCCTGTAATTCACTTGGTATTCCTGCCCGGAGTTGTGGAATAAATGAAATTTATTTTAATCGTAATAATTCGGAAAAATGTAAAAAGATGAATATACAAATTCAAGGAGGCTCTTGTCATGGCACAACTGAGATTTTTGATAATGGTTTAAACCATTGGATATGGATGGATTTAAGGTATTATGCCTTAGGTGCCTGGATAGGTAATATAGGACCTCTTACTTTAGCAGAATTTCAGATATTTATAAATCAAAAACAAAGACGAGAAAAACTTAAACTTCTCATATATAATATGGAAAACAAAAGTGAAAAATTGCTACCTCTCAACAAATGCCCAAAACAGGAATTTAGTTGTTTTACTGGTTGGGATGTGAAACTAAATTATCAAAAAATGAAATAA
- the efp gene encoding elongation factor P, with product MKVIDLREGSLFKYEDNIYSVLSYSHLTQSRGRGKVFIKVRDMKTNKTVELTFRSDFEVGDVFVDEIPLTYLYREGNVFYFMDSNTYEQFPVAKEIVGEKEKFLIENVQTYGAFLDGEIIDIILPTTVDLKVIEAEPGYKGDTVQGGRKKVKVETGLIVQTPLFIEIGDTIKVDTRTGEYITRV from the coding sequence ATGAAAGTAATTGATTTAAGAGAAGGAAGTTTATTTAAATATGAAGATAATATTTATTCAGTACTTTCTTATAGTCATCTTACTCAATCAAGAGGTAGAGGTAAGGTATTTATCAAGGTTAGAGATATGAAAACAAACAAAACTGTTGAACTTACTTTCAGGTCTGATTTTGAAGTTGGAGATGTTTTCGTTGACGAAATTCCTTTAACCTACCTTTATAGAGAAGGAAATGTTTTTTATTTTATGGATAGTAATACTTATGAGCAGTTTCCTGTGGCAAAAGAAATTGTTGGAGAAAAAGAGAAGTTTTTAATAGAAAATGTACAAACATACGGTGCTTTTTTAGATGGAGAAATTATTGACATTATCTTACCAACAACTGTTGATTTAAAAGTTATTGAAGCAGAACCCGGATATAAAGGAGATACTGTCCAAGGTGGAAGAAAAAAAGTTAAAGTAGAAACTGGTTTAATTGTTCAGACGCCTTTATTTATTGAAATTGGAGATACGATAAAAGTTGACACAAGAACAGGCGAATACATAACAAGAGTTTAA
- a CDS encoding TIGR03960 family B12-binding radical SAM protein gives MENKITQLLSKVKNPASYLGKEINVYIKKWEKEKVKIALSYPDIYSIGMSSLGFRILYGMLNERDDCICERFFSPLEDMEEILKKEDIPLFTLETKTPVMDFDIVGFSLSSELNYTNVLNLLDISKIPIFSKERGNNEPIIIAGGNSVFNPFPIIPFIDVFVIGEGEEAMEKIVETYRELRGEKREKILKCLSEIEGVFVPMSPKNNIKKATIFDFENSYFPKKYLVPLTDIIHDRISLEIMRGCYRNCKFCQAGKCWKPVRKRSPEKVLEIAKETFEKTGYEEISLLSFSAGDHPEIEKIVSLLVDEFKKRNVSISFPSLRLDTFTFQLAGKIKEIKKSSLTFAPETSENLRNKIGKEMGNTKLIELCQEARESGWRHIKLYFMIGLPDETEKDISEIVNLINDISKIIKVNVSFNTFIPKPHTEFEKEKFISLDGYEQKKNFITESHKKNRYVKVDFHPYNMSCVECFLARGDEKISKVIYNVWKKGGKMENWNEFFDFEKWTESFKETGIDMKKYTNYIESTPWKIISL, from the coding sequence ATGGAAAATAAAATTACTCAATTATTATCAAAAGTAAAAAATCCTGCTTCTTATTTAGGCAAAGAAATAAATGTTTATATTAAAAAATGGGAAAAAGAAAAGGTAAAAATTGCCCTTTCCTATCCAGATATTTATTCAATTGGTATGTCATCATTGGGATTCAGAATTTTATATGGTATGTTGAATGAAAGGGATGATTGTATTTGTGAAAGATTTTTTTCTCCATTAGAAGATATGGAAGAAATTTTAAAGAAAGAAGATATTCCCCTTTTTACACTTGAAACAAAAACGCCTGTTATGGATTTTGATATTGTGGGGTTTAGTTTATCTTCTGAACTAAATTATACAAATGTTCTAAACCTTTTAGATATAAGCAAAATCCCAATTTTCTCAAAAGAAAGAGGTAATAATGAGCCAATTATTATTGCTGGTGGCAATAGTGTTTTCAATCCATTTCCAATTATTCCCTTCATAGATGTTTTCGTAATAGGAGAAGGAGAAGAAGCAATGGAAAAAATAGTTGAGACATATAGGGAATTAAGAGGAGAAAAAAGAGAAAAAATTCTAAAATGCCTTTCAGAAATTGAAGGTGTTTTTGTCCCTATGTCTCCAAAAAATAATATTAAAAAAGCAACTATTTTTGACTTTGAAAATTCTTATTTCCCTAAAAAATACCTTGTCCCACTGACTGATATTATCCATGATAGAATTTCTCTTGAAATAATGAGAGGATGTTATAGAAATTGTAAGTTCTGTCAGGCAGGAAAATGCTGGAAACCAGTGAGAAAGAGAAGTCCAGAAAAAGTGCTTGAAATTGCAAAAGAGACATTTGAAAAGACAGGATATGAAGAAATTTCACTTCTTTCTTTTTCAGCAGGAGACCATCCTGAAATTGAAAAAATTGTTAGTTTACTTGTTGATGAATTTAAAAAAAGAAATGTCTCAATTTCCTTTCCCTCATTACGATTGGATACATTTACTTTCCAATTAGCAGGCAAAATAAAAGAAATAAAAAAAAGTTCTTTAACATTTGCTCCTGAAACATCAGAAAATTTGAGAAATAAAATTGGTAAAGAAATGGGAAACACAAAATTGATTGAATTATGCCAAGAAGCAAGAGAAAGTGGTTGGAGACATATAAAACTTTACTTTATGATTGGGCTACCTGATGAAACAGAAAAAGATATTTCTGAAATAGTTAATTTAATAAATGATATTTCTAAAATAATTAAAGTAAATGTCTCTTTCAATACATTTATTCCAAAACCACATACTGAATTTGAAAAAGAAAAATTTATATCTCTTGATGGATATGAACAAAAGAAAAATTTTATAACTGAAAGCCATAAAAAAAATAGATATGTAAAGGTTGATTTTCATCCATATAATATGAGTTGTGTTGAATGTTTTCTCGCAAGAGGAGATGAAAAAATATCAAAGGTAATTTATAATGTCTGGAAAAAAGGTGGTAAGATGGAAAACTGGAATGAATTTTTTGATTTTGAAAAATGGACTGAAAGTTTTAAAGAAACAGGAATTGATATGAAAAAATACACAAATTATATTGAAAGCACTCCGTGGAAAATCATATCTTTATAA
- the mrdA gene encoding penicillin-binding protein 2 → MEKERLFYNLVKFLVIILGVWCFFLQVVRYGYYSQLSAKNCIRTINIGTPRGVIYDRNGKILAKDIPTLNLVFIPFDIKNIEKEAEILSNIISFNKYFLIEKFKKKYTNPYDRIVIKRNLSIEEVSLIEENIDNLPGIFPQESIGRQYPLEDQTCHVVGYLGEISKEELDALKDKGYKIGDTIGKDGVERYYDTFLRGSPSGIQVEVDALGHYRKVLKKQAGKTGNSLILTIDSVIQRSAYKQLGNRSGCVVAMDPRNGEILALVSRPGFKPGEVEKYFNLASHPLVNRVIKGQYPPGSIFKIITEISALETGEIQEYDRIECRGAMEIRDRVFHCWKDEGHGLIDINLALPFSCNIFFGTCGMKVGVEKMLEYASKFGLGEKTGIDLPGEKSGHLPLKKETDPLNLAIGQGPILTTPIQLLSLISTVANGGNIWEPFIVKKIVSPDGNVLKECSPFINKTVFISSDTLEILKKGLRNVVLFGTGHLANVEGFEVSGKTGTAQRAGGESDLPTYGGFVCYAPSSNPQIAIVVFLDHASSAEAALIAGKILKEVFIPEKGRIEENGETNEETQEENKNPIEKSEEIENGII, encoded by the coding sequence ATGGAAAAAGAAAGACTTTTTTACAATTTAGTTAAATTTCTTGTAATAATTTTGGGTGTCTGGTGCTTTTTTCTTCAGGTTGTAAGATATGGATATTATTCACAACTTTCTGCTAAAAATTGTATAAGAACTATAAATATCGGAACTCCAAGAGGAGTTATTTATGATAGAAATGGAAAAATTCTTGCAAAAGATATACCTACTCTTAATCTTGTATTTATCCCTTTTGACATAAAAAATATTGAAAAAGAAGCAGAAATTTTATCAAATATAATTTCTTTTAATAAGTACTTTCTTATTGAAAAATTCAAAAAAAAATATACAAATCCTTATGATAGAATAGTAATAAAAAGGAATTTATCTATTGAGGAAGTTTCTCTTATTGAAGAAAATATTGATAATTTACCGGGTATTTTCCCTCAGGAAAGTATTGGTAGACAATATCCACTTGAAGACCAGACATGTCATGTTGTTGGATATTTAGGAGAAATTTCAAAAGAAGAATTAGATGCATTAAAAGACAAAGGATATAAAATAGGAGATACTATTGGAAAAGACGGGGTAGAAAGATACTATGATACCTTTTTAAGAGGAAGTCCCAGCGGAATACAGGTAGAAGTTGATGCTCTTGGACATTACAGAAAAGTTCTTAAAAAACAAGCAGGGAAAACAGGGAACAGTTTAATTTTAACTATTGATAGTGTTATTCAAAGAAGTGCATATAAACAATTAGGAAATAGAAGTGGTTGTGTAGTCGCAATGGACCCAAGAAATGGAGAAATTCTTGCTCTTGTTAGTAGACCCGGTTTTAAACCAGGAGAAGTAGAAAAATATTTTAATTTAGCAAGTCATCCTCTTGTGAATAGAGTTATAAAAGGTCAATACCCACCTGGCTCAATTTTTAAAATTATAACAGAAATATCTGCATTGGAGACAGGCGAAATTCAAGAATATGACAGAATTGAATGTAGAGGAGCAATGGAAATAAGAGATAGAGTTTTTCATTGCTGGAAAGATGAGGGGCATGGGTTAATTGATATAAACCTCGCTTTACCTTTTTCCTGTAATATATTTTTTGGCACATGTGGAATGAAGGTTGGAGTTGAAAAAATGCTTGAATATGCAAGTAAATTTGGTTTAGGAGAAAAAACAGGAATTGACCTTCCAGGAGAAAAAAGCGGGCATCTTCCTTTAAAAAAGGAAACAGACCCACTAAATTTAGCAATAGGACAGGGTCCAATTCTAACAACTCCAATTCAACTTCTATCTTTAATTTCAACAGTTGCAAATGGAGGTAATATCTGGGAGCCGTTTATTGTAAAAAAAATTGTTTCACCTGATGGAAATGTTTTAAAAGAATGTTCACCTTTTATCAATAAAACAGTCTTTATAAGTTCAGATACACTTGAAATTTTAAAAAAGGGATTAAGAAATGTTGTTCTTTTTGGGACAGGACATTTAGCAAATGTTGAAGGATTTGAAGTAAGTGGGAAAACAGGTACTGCTCAAAGAGCAGGGGGAGAAAGTGATTTACCAACTTATGGTGGATTTGTTTGTTATGCTCCAAGCAGTAATCCTCAAATTGCAATAGTTGTTTTTCTTGACCATGCTTCTTCCGCAGAAGCAGCATTAATAGCAGGAAAAATTTTAAAAGAGGTCTTCATACCTGAAAAAGGAAGAATTGAAGAAAATGGCGAAACAAATGAAGAAACCCAGGAAGAAAATAAAAATCCAATAGAGAAATCAGAGGAAATAGAAAATGGGATTATTTAG
- a CDS encoding type I 3-dehydroquinate dehydratase, whose protein sequence is MGNLLGSDLQKKICVVLTGNEENSDIEKLKDIALVECRIDEFLKRKTIDELPEWILKIKEKLNTKIIATIRWYKESGQNPYYIKDKERLEIFKKIITYVDFIDVELKSRILKEVTEIVESQNKKVIVSYHNFKKTPNEKKLKEIVRKGNKVGDIVKIATLIKTEKNLFDLIKITYTYSKKIPLIIIPMNENPFVRFIPIFFGSLFTYVSLNTKVAPGQISYFEYSNFISKPVPDK, encoded by the coding sequence ATGGGAAATTTATTGGGCAGTGACTTACAGAAGAAGATATGTGTGGTATTAACAGGAAATGAAGAAAACAGTGATATAGAAAAGTTAAAAGATATTGCATTGGTTGAATGTAGAATTGATGAATTTTTAAAAAGAAAAACAATAGATGAATTACCTGAATGGATATTAAAAATTAAAGAGAAATTAAATACAAAAATTATTGCAACTATTAGATGGTATAAAGAAAGTGGACAAAACCCATATTATATAAAAGACAAAGAACGACTTGAAATTTTTAAAAAAATAATTACTTATGTTGATTTTATTGATGTAGAACTTAAAAGTAGAATTTTAAAAGAAGTGACTGAAATTGTGGAAAGTCAAAATAAAAAAGTTATTGTTTCATACCACAATTTTAAAAAAACACCGAATGAAAAAAAGTTAAAAGAAATTGTAAGAAAAGGAAATAAAGTTGGTGATATAGTAAAAATTGCAACTTTAATAAAAACAGAAAAAAATCTTTTTGACCTTATTAAAATTACATATACTTACTCAAAAAAAATCCCTTTAATTATAATTCCAATGAACGAAAATCCATTTGTTCGGTTTATTCCTATCTTTTTTGGTTCACTCTTTACCTATGTTTCTCTGAATACCAAAGTTGCTCCAGGGCAGATTTCTTATTTTGAATATTCAAATTTTATTTCCAAACCAGTACCTGATAAATAA